Proteins found in one Nostoc sp. NIES-3756 genomic segment:
- a CDS encoding ABC transporter substrate-binding protein produces MKRINLWRFLGVVIVIAIAIISCHSLQLQKATAVTIKLSGWAGSQVEQKLLKQVLQDFEVQHPQIKVKYEVISDQYMDVIKTRLVADAAPDVFYLDALEAPFLMSQNVLEPLDNYIQPKFDIGDFEVTLLDSFKYQNHIYGLPKDYSTLALFYNKESFTNAGLNHPPTTWTELLTYSQKLTGKLNRYGFGEFTELARQAYKIKAFGGRIIDENGYAAFADKPSLQALQLVIDQYQKDKSSAQKSDVGTNSGSEMFGQGKVAMIIEGSWAISYLQETFPHLKFATAELPRINNQKSTMVFTVAYVMNKQSQHKAAAWELISYLTGKTGMRKWTATGFALPTRKSVAKTLAYDQDYLRSPFVAGVKYATPWQVGKYPAAIINNFENQFVSALLRQQALNQAMLRAQNSANQQIKVMD; encoded by the coding sequence ATGAAAAGAATCAACTTATGGAGATTTTTGGGTGTAGTAATAGTGATCGCGATCGCTATTATTAGCTGTCACAGTTTACAATTACAAAAAGCAACCGCAGTCACCATTAAACTTAGTGGCTGGGCTGGTTCCCAGGTAGAGCAAAAGCTATTGAAACAAGTTCTACAAGACTTTGAAGTCCAACATCCTCAAATCAAAGTTAAATACGAAGTCATCTCTGACCAATATATGGACGTAATCAAAACTCGTTTGGTCGCAGATGCGGCTCCTGATGTATTCTATCTTGATGCACTAGAAGCACCTTTTTTGATGAGTCAAAATGTTTTGGAGCCTTTAGATAACTACATTCAGCCAAAATTTGATATAGGTGACTTTGAAGTTACCCTATTAGACAGTTTTAAGTACCAAAATCATATTTATGGGCTGCCTAAAGACTATTCTACATTAGCTCTCTTTTATAACAAAGAATCGTTTACGAATGCAGGTTTAAATCATCCCCCCACTACTTGGACAGAACTGCTGACTTACTCCCAAAAATTAACAGGCAAACTCAACAGATATGGATTTGGGGAATTTACAGAATTAGCCCGTCAAGCATATAAGATAAAAGCCTTTGGTGGACGCATTATTGATGAGAATGGTTATGCAGCTTTTGCCGATAAACCAAGTTTACAAGCATTGCAATTAGTTATCGACCAGTATCAAAAAGATAAATCTTCTGCTCAAAAATCTGATGTGGGTACAAACTCAGGTAGCGAAATGTTTGGGCAGGGTAAGGTAGCGATGATTATTGAAGGGAGTTGGGCAATTTCTTATCTTCAAGAAACTTTTCCACATCTTAAATTTGCTACAGCAGAATTACCCAGAATTAATAATCAAAAAAGCACGATGGTGTTTACCGTAGCCTATGTGATGAACAAGCAATCTCAGCATAAAGCAGCAGCTTGGGAGTTAATTTCTTACCTCACAGGCAAAACTGGAATGCGAAAATGGACAGCAACAGGATTTGCTTTACCGACTCGAAAATCGGTAGCAAAAACATTAGCTTATGACCAAGACTACCTCAGAAGTCCATTCGTTGCCGGAGTGAAATATGCCACACCTTGGCAAGTTGGTAAATATCCCGCAGCAATTATTAATAATTTTGAAAATCAATTTGTCAGTGCTTTGTTGAGACAACAAGCATTAAACCAAGCGATGTTAAGGGCGCAAAATTCAGCCAATCAGCAAATTAAAGTCATGGATTAA
- the moaC gene encoding cyclic pyranopterin monophosphate synthase MoaC, with product MQDLSSENSPNLTHLDAQGQAHMVDVSGKTVTVREAVAAGQVRMRPETLVAIQAGNTPKGDVLATARIAGIMAAKQTANLIPLCHPLPLQKVTVEITADPQLPGYQIQATVKTKAETGVEMEALTAVSVAALTLYDMAKALEKSMQIEAIRLVSKTGGKSGDYTNLGF from the coding sequence ATGCAAGACCTTTCTTCGGAAAATTCTCCCAACCTCACTCATCTAGATGCTCAAGGGCAGGCACATATGGTTGATGTGTCTGGGAAAACCGTTACTGTGAGGGAAGCTGTGGCTGCTGGTCAGGTGCGGATGCGTCCAGAAACTTTAGTAGCCATCCAAGCTGGCAATACTCCCAAAGGAGATGTGTTAGCTACCGCGAGAATAGCTGGGATTATGGCAGCTAAACAGACGGCGAATTTGATTCCCCTATGTCATCCCCTACCATTGCAGAAAGTTACCGTTGAGATTACAGCAGATCCACAACTTCCTGGTTATCAAATCCAAGCCACCGTCAAAACTAAAGCCGAAACCGGTGTAGAAATGGAAGCTTTAACTGCTGTTTCCGTGGCGGCTTTAACTTTATACGATATGGCAAAGGCTCTAGAAAAATCGATGCAAATTGAAGCGATTAGATTAGTTAGTAAAACTGGTGGCAAATCAGGAGATTATACTAATTTGGGATTTTAG
- a CDS encoding C40 family peptidase, which translates to MLSNIESQIQNPQLGEYECLADLNLYDSPECTSLATQATVGRHLQVTSNQQASAVEVYLCEDDYPGWLALSDLNLLKPATVLYQAKSFSESEIQKLLPEVIAFTHKAMQQSNYYLWGGTVGPNYDCSGLMQAAFVSVGIWLPRDAYQQEAFTQAITIDELAPGDLVFFGTPQKANHVALYLGDGSYIHSSGKAQGRNGIGIDILSEQGDVVSRSYYQQLRGAGRVVKSYEPQGR; encoded by the coding sequence ATGCTCTCTAATATAGAATCACAAATCCAAAACCCCCAATTGGGAGAATACGAATGTCTGGCTGATTTGAATTTATATGATTCTCCTGAATGTACCAGCTTGGCAACTCAGGCGACCGTCGGGCGACATTTACAGGTAACATCAAATCAGCAAGCTTCAGCAGTTGAGGTATATTTATGTGAGGATGACTACCCAGGTTGGCTAGCCCTTAGTGACTTAAATTTATTAAAACCTGCTACTGTACTTTATCAGGCTAAATCATTTTCGGAATCGGAGATTCAAAAACTGCTACCAGAAGTGATTGCTTTTACCCACAAAGCTATGCAGCAGTCTAATTATTATCTTTGGGGCGGTACAGTCGGGCCGAATTATGACTGTTCTGGTTTGATGCAGGCGGCTTTTGTTTCCGTGGGAATTTGGCTACCTAGAGATGCTTATCAGCAAGAAGCTTTTACTCAAGCAATTACTATTGACGAATTAGCACCAGGAGATTTGGTATTTTTTGGAACTCCCCAAAAGGCGAATCATGTAGCGTTGTATTTAGGAGATGGTAGTTACATCCATAGTTCAGGCAAAGCACAAGGACGTAACGGTATTGGAATTGACATTCTCTCGGAACAGGGAGATGTGGTAAGTCGGTCATATTATCAGCAACTGCGGGGTGCTGGCAGAGTTGTTAAAAGTTACGAACCACAAGGACGTTAA
- a CDS encoding serine hydrolase produces MVFFQKDEQLENLGHSILEATWTAFPTLSRNQIALTWVVYDPPVPVNTGGALTPDAFWNHSVRGFSYRGEERIYPASVVKLFYLVAANEWLEKGMTQPSKELERALRDMIVDSSNDATSLVVDILTGTTSGPELPLGPYDTWKQQRHIINRYYQSLGWEEMETINACQKTWGDGPYGRERAFYGEMFENRNMLTTNAIARLLHSIVGGVAVSSERSQAMMALLKRSLNPNELPQDVEEDQVTGFLGGGLPQDAQIWSKAGWTSQVRHDAAYIEIPEQRPYLLVVFTEGKAQAKSRDILPYVSKLIAQAISH; encoded by the coding sequence ATGGTTTTTTTTCAAAAAGACGAACAATTAGAAAATCTTGGTCATAGCATTTTAGAAGCCACTTGGACAGCCTTCCCCACCTTGTCCCGTAACCAAATTGCCTTGACTTGGGTAGTTTACGATCCACCAGTACCAGTAAATACTGGTGGCGCGTTAACTCCTGATGCTTTTTGGAACCATTCGGTACGGGGTTTTAGTTATCGTGGTGAGGAACGGATTTATCCTGCGAGTGTAGTTAAGCTGTTTTACTTGGTAGCCGCTAACGAATGGTTAGAGAAAGGTATGACTCAACCTTCCAAAGAGTTAGAGCGGGCTTTGCGTGATATGATTGTTGATTCTAGCAACGATGCTACCAGCTTAGTTGTAGATATTTTGACTGGTACGACTTCAGGGCCAGAATTACCACTAGGCCCTTATGATACTTGGAAGCAACAGCGTCATATTATTAACCGCTACTATCAATCTTTAGGTTGGGAGGAGATGGAGACAATTAACGCTTGTCAAAAAACCTGGGGTGACGGGCCTTATGGACGGGAACGGGCTTTTTACGGCGAGATGTTTGAAAATCGCAATATGTTAACGACAAATGCGATCGCCCGTTTACTCCATAGTATCGTGGGTGGGGTAGCGGTTTCGAGTGAGCGATCGCAAGCCATGATGGCTTTACTCAAGCGCAGTCTCAACCCCAATGAGTTACCCCAAGATGTAGAAGAAGACCAAGTAACAGGTTTTTTAGGTGGCGGTTTACCCCAAGACGCACAAATTTGGTCAAAAGCCGGCTGGACAAGCCAAGTCCGTCACGATGCAGCCTATATCGAAATCCCAGAACAACGTCCTTACTTATTAGTAGTCTTTACCGAAGGCAAAGCCCAAGCCAAAAGCCGCGATATCTTACCCTATGTATCTAAATTAATCGCTCAAGCAATTAGTCATTAG
- a CDS encoding DUF2795 domain-containing protein — MAKANPVQIQKNLKGIDYPASKQELIQHAQRQGADEKVISLLQQLPENEKYKNPTDLNKAIGEID, encoded by the coding sequence ATGGCTAAAGCTAACCCAGTGCAAATCCAAAAAAACTTAAAAGGTATTGATTATCCAGCCAGCAAGCAAGAGTTAATTCAACACGCTCAACGTCAGGGAGCCGATGAAAAGGTAATTTCTCTCTTACAGCAATTGCCAGAAAATGAAAAATACAAAAACCCCACAGATTTGAACAAAGCAATTGGTGAAATAGATTAA
- a CDS encoding carbohydrate ABC transporter permease, with translation MVLQISIRSNLRENLAAYLFLAPTILVLITFVVLPILYAVFLSFHKVQLLGGIEYQFIGFRNFSRLIEDERVWIALKNTAEYVAIVVPSQTILALVLAVTLNSGIRGKNWWRILYFLPTVTSSAVLTLIFMWIYNTDGLLNNVLAFIGLPTYNWLGDPAVALKAIMIMNIWSTAPFYMVIYLAALQDIPQKLYEAAELDGANSWQQFIYITIPLLNPVTFFVVAIGIIGTFQLFDQSYIFSAGTGGPNNATLTLVLLIYQAVFRNLQMGYAAAIAFLLAVVIITITLIQRHLFGGEKG, from the coding sequence ATTGTGTTGCAAATTAGCATTCGGTCGAATCTGAGGGAAAATCTAGCAGCATATCTTTTCCTAGCACCCACTATTCTAGTTTTGATAACTTTTGTTGTCTTACCAATTCTCTACGCTGTCTTTCTGTCGTTTCATAAAGTGCAACTTCTGGGCGGGATTGAATATCAGTTCATCGGATTTCGTAATTTCAGCCGCTTAATTGAGGATGAACGAGTTTGGATTGCTTTAAAAAATACAGCAGAATACGTCGCGATTGTCGTTCCTTCGCAAACTATTTTAGCTTTAGTTTTGGCAGTAACTTTGAACTCAGGTATTCGCGGAAAAAATTGGTGGCGTATCCTCTATTTTTTGCCTACAGTGACTTCTTCCGCAGTGCTAACGCTCATTTTTATGTGGATTTATAATACTGATGGGCTACTAAATAATGTTCTGGCTTTTATCGGTTTACCTACTTATAACTGGTTGGGTGATCCGGCTGTAGCACTCAAAGCCATCATGATTATGAATATTTGGTCAACTGCGCCATTTTATATGGTGATTTATCTCGCAGCATTGCAGGATATTCCACAAAAACTGTACGAGGCGGCAGAACTTGATGGGGCAAATTCTTGGCAGCAGTTTATTTATATTACTATTCCATTGCTCAATCCCGTCACCTTTTTTGTTGTAGCTATTGGCATCATTGGTACTTTTCAACTATTTGACCAATCTTATATTTTCTCGGCTGGTACTGGCGGGCCGAACAACGCTACTCTGACTTTAGTTTTGTTAATTTACCAAGCAGTATTTCGTAATTTACAGATGGGTTATGCTGCGGCGATTGCCTTTTTGTTAGCAGTAGTCATCATTACCATAACTTTAATTCAAAGACATTTATTTGGAGGCGAAAAAGGTTGA
- a CDS encoding ABC transporter substrate-binding protein, whose translation MQKISAALSLSLATFASGFLLAACETPSTPPNGTANNGATSTPAAQTTTSSGSGLKIGSLLPTTGDLASIGQQMAAAVPLVVETVNACGGVNGQPVSLVAVDDQTDPRAGAAGMTKLATIDKVAGVVGSFASSVSTAAVSIAAQNKVMLVSPGSTSPVFTEKAQKGDFQGFWARTVPPDSYQGPALAELAQKKGFKRVSTIVINNDYGVGFEKAFVQAFEKLGGTVVNKNNPVRYDPKATTFETEAASAFAGKPDAVLGVFYVETGSLLLKSAYQQGVAQGVQVMLTDGMKSDEFPVQVGKTGDGKFIASGIIGTVPGSDGKGLEALNKLWQSKKGSAPGEFAPQAWDATALLVLAAQAAKENTGVGIAGKIREVSSAPGVEVTDVCEGLKLIKEGKDINYQGASGNVDIDANGDVIGVYDVWAVGDDGKIKTVDKVTPK comes from the coding sequence ATGCAAAAAATTAGTGCTGCCCTGAGTTTAAGTTTAGCCACTTTCGCATCTGGTTTTTTGTTAGCAGCCTGTGAAACGCCTAGTACCCCCCCTAACGGTACAGCTAACAATGGTGCAACCAGTACCCCAGCCGCTCAAACCACAACTAGTAGCGGTTCAGGGCTAAAAATTGGTTCTCTGTTACCAACAACAGGTGACTTAGCATCCATCGGTCAACAAATGGCTGCGGCTGTTCCCCTAGTAGTGGAAACTGTCAACGCTTGTGGTGGTGTCAATGGTCAACCCGTGAGCCTAGTTGCTGTAGACGACCAAACAGACCCCAGAGCCGGTGCTGCTGGTATGACTAAACTGGCAACTATAGATAAAGTTGCAGGTGTAGTTGGTTCGTTTGCTAGTAGTGTTTCCACGGCGGCTGTCTCCATTGCTGCCCAAAATAAAGTTATGTTGGTTTCCCCTGGTAGTACCAGCCCTGTATTTACCGAAAAAGCCCAGAAGGGAGATTTCCAAGGTTTTTGGGCGCGGACAGTTCCCCCTGATAGCTACCAAGGCCCAGCTTTAGCGGAACTTGCACAGAAGAAAGGCTTTAAGCGAGTTTCTACAATTGTTATTAACAATGACTATGGGGTGGGCTTTGAAAAAGCCTTTGTCCAAGCCTTTGAAAAACTAGGTGGGACTGTAGTTAATAAAAATAATCCTGTCCGCTACGACCCCAAAGCAACCACCTTTGAAACTGAAGCTGCGTCCGCCTTTGCTGGTAAGCCAGATGCAGTTCTTGGTGTTTTTTACGTAGAAACAGGTAGTTTGCTACTTAAATCAGCCTATCAGCAAGGTGTAGCGCAAGGCGTGCAGGTAATGTTAACTGATGGGATGAAATCTGATGAGTTTCCCGTGCAAGTCGGTAAAACTGGTGATGGTAAATTCATCGCCTCTGGCATTATTGGTACAGTTCCTGGCTCAGATGGTAAAGGTTTAGAAGCTTTAAACAAACTTTGGCAATCGAAAAAAGGTAGTGCGCCAGGAGAATTTGCTCCCCAAGCATGGGATGCGACCGCATTGTTAGTTTTAGCAGCCCAAGCCGCCAAAGAGAATACTGGTGTGGGTATTGCTGGTAAAATTCGGGAAGTATCCAGCGCCCCTGGTGTAGAAGTTACTGATGTCTGTGAAGGGTTAAAGTTAATCAAGGAAGGCAAAGACATCAACTACCAAGGCGCTAGTGGTAACGTTGATATTGATGCTAATGGTGATGTCATCGGTGTTTATGATGTGTGGGCAGTAGGCGACGATGGCAAGATTAAGACCGTAGATAAAGTTACGCCTAAGTAG
- a CDS encoding MFS transporter — MKAFHTFDATLRLNLLILFTAGLLFWSSTATFLPTLPLYIEEVGGSKQEIGIVMGGFAIGLLLFRPMLGRLADQHGRKLLLLIGTIVATTAPFGYLAFKAIPLLMLVRIFHGISIAAFTTGYSALVADLAPVATRGEIISYMSLTAPIGLAIGPALGGYLESATGYPFLFLLTAELAFIGLLGALQVNNPPVQKQQASKTSSNFWQILSSPRVRIPTLVMLLVGIGVGAVHTFVPLYIKSTGAELNAGLFYTIAAISSFSLRIFVGKASDRLGRGLFITFGIIAYLVASLLLWFANSTNAFIIAALAEGCGGGTMISMITTMMADRSLPQERGRIFAICIAGFDLGIAIAAPILGFMAQQMGYRSMFAYTSVLMLVALMIFLTLSNKNLTHSLKFALGRGQDVYSLNNSH, encoded by the coding sequence TTGAAAGCTTTTCATACATTTGACGCAACTCTGCGACTTAACCTGCTGATTCTATTCACGGCAGGTTTATTATTCTGGTCTAGTACTGCTACTTTCTTACCCACTCTACCGTTATATATCGAGGAGGTGGGAGGAAGCAAGCAAGAAATCGGCATTGTCATGGGTGGCTTCGCTATTGGGTTATTGCTGTTTCGCCCAATGCTAGGACGGCTAGCAGATCAACATGGTCGGAAATTGCTGCTATTAATTGGCACAATTGTAGCGACAACAGCCCCCTTTGGTTATTTGGCATTTAAAGCCATTCCCTTATTAATGCTGGTGCGCATATTTCACGGTATTAGTATTGCTGCTTTTACTACTGGTTACAGTGCCTTAGTAGCAGATTTAGCCCCAGTCGCTACTCGTGGCGAGATTATTAGTTATATGAGTTTAACTGCGCCCATTGGCTTGGCTATTGGCCCAGCTTTGGGGGGATATTTAGAGTCTGCCACGGGTTATCCTTTCTTATTTTTGCTAACTGCCGAATTAGCTTTTATCGGGCTTTTGGGTGCATTACAAGTTAATAATCCCCCAGTTCAAAAACAGCAAGCAAGCAAAACTAGTAGTAATTTTTGGCAAATTTTGAGCAGTCCACGGGTGAGAATACCGACGTTGGTGATGTTACTAGTTGGGATAGGAGTTGGTGCTGTCCATACTTTCGTCCCACTGTATATTAAATCGACGGGGGCAGAACTTAACGCTGGGCTATTTTATACAATTGCTGCCATCAGTAGTTTTAGTTTACGCATTTTTGTGGGCAAAGCAAGCGATCGCCTGGGTCGGGGTTTATTCATCACTTTTGGCATCATCGCTTATTTAGTAGCATCTTTGCTGTTATGGTTTGCCAACAGTACTAACGCTTTTATCATTGCCGCATTAGCTGAAGGTTGTGGTGGTGGTACGATGATTTCCATGATTACAACGATGATGGCAGACCGTTCGCTACCACAAGAAAGAGGACGGATTTTTGCTATTTGTATCGCTGGCTTTGACTTAGGAATTGCGATCGCTGCTCCCATTTTAGGTTTTATGGCTCAACAAATGGGCTATCGGAGTATGTTTGCTTATACTAGTGTGTTAATGCTCGTCGCACTGATGATTTTCCTGACTCTATCAAATAAGAACCTAACTCATTCCTTGAAGTTTGCGTTAGGTCGTGGTCAGGATGTCTATTCCTTGAATAACAGCCACTAA
- a CDS encoding SDR family oxidoreductase, producing the protein MKGLKGKNALITGASSGIGQAIAIRLAQEGCNIAINYRKDPEAAEDTEEIAMQKACGDASNCGVQSLLIQGDVSKEEDVVEMVNSVVDKFGSIDILVNNAGIQTECASHEIKTEDFDRVIGVNLRGAYLCARETIKKFLAQHQPGVIINISSVHEIIPRPMYVSYSISKGGMENMTKTLALEYANKGIRVNAIAPGATITPINEAWTNDPQKKAVVESHIPMGRAGTSEEMAAAAAFLASDEAAYITGQTLFIDGGLTLYADFREAWSA; encoded by the coding sequence ATGAAAGGATTGAAAGGAAAAAACGCCTTAATTACAGGTGCAAGTTCCGGGATTGGACAAGCGATCGCCATTCGTCTGGCCCAGGAAGGCTGCAATATTGCGATTAATTACCGCAAAGACCCTGAAGCTGCGGAAGATACTGAGGAAATAGCAATGCAAAAAGCCTGTGGCGATGCAAGTAACTGTGGTGTTCAGTCTTTACTTATACAAGGTGATGTCTCTAAAGAAGAAGACGTTGTAGAAATGGTCAATAGTGTAGTTGATAAATTCGGCAGTATTGATATTTTGGTAAACAATGCTGGTATTCAAACCGAATGTGCATCTCATGAAATTAAAACAGAAGACTTTGACCGAGTAATTGGAGTTAATCTGCGCGGTGCTTATCTATGCGCTCGTGAAACTATCAAAAAATTCCTGGCGCAACATCAACCAGGAGTCATCATTAATATTTCCAGCGTTCACGAAATTATTCCTCGACCGATGTATGTCAGCTATTCCATCAGCAAAGGAGGGATGGAAAATATGACTAAAACTCTGGCGTTGGAATATGCAAACAAGGGTATTCGTGTAAATGCGATCGCACCAGGAGCAACTATCACCCCCATCAATGAAGCTTGGACAAACGACCCCCAAAAGAAAGCAGTTGTAGAAAGTCATATCCCAATGGGTCGTGCAGGAACCTCCGAAGAAATGGCCGCAGCCGCAGCTTTTTTAGCATCTGATGAAGCTGCATATATCACTGGACAAACTCTATTTATTGACGGTGGATTAACACTGTACGCTGATTTTCGAGAAGCTTGGTCTGCCTGA
- a CDS encoding glycosyltransferase family 2 protein produces the protein MRSGLISARVNADNEGISTIIPDVSVVVPVHDEVESLPLLLEAIASTLSASQLSYEIICVDDGSTDGSDKFLKEQAQIRSDLKAVILRRNYGQTAAMAAGFNYALGEAIVTLDADLQNDPADIPMLLAKLEEGFDLVSGWRHKRQDAAISRLLPSKIANWLIGKITGVKLHDYGCSLKAYRSEVVADMNLYGELHRFLPALAYIEGARITEIPVRHHARRFGRSKYGIWRTFRVLMDLLTISFMKKFLTRPMHVFGLLGLISMVSGTGIGIYLTFVKLALGQMIGNRPLLILAVLLLVTGVQLFCFGLLAELLMRTYHESQGRPIYRVREVVAKNGN, from the coding sequence ATGAGGAGTGGGTTAATTTCGGCTAGGGTGAACGCAGATAATGAAGGCATTTCCACTATTATTCCCGATGTTTCTGTGGTAGTGCCGGTACATGACGAAGTGGAAAGTCTACCTTTGTTGTTAGAGGCGATCGCATCTACATTATCTGCTAGTCAGTTAAGTTATGAAATCATCTGTGTGGATGATGGTTCAACTGATGGTTCAGATAAGTTCCTCAAAGAACAAGCACAAATTCGTTCTGACTTAAAAGCAGTTATCTTGCGGCGTAATTATGGGCAAACTGCGGCGATGGCAGCCGGATTCAATTATGCTTTAGGTGAGGCGATCGTAACTTTAGATGCTGATTTGCAAAATGACCCAGCCGATATCCCTATGTTATTGGCAAAGTTAGAGGAAGGCTTTGACCTAGTTAGTGGTTGGCGACACAAGCGTCAAGATGCAGCCATCTCCCGCTTACTTCCCTCTAAAATTGCTAACTGGTTGATTGGTAAAATCACCGGGGTAAAACTGCACGACTACGGCTGTTCTCTCAAAGCCTATCGTTCCGAAGTGGTGGCAGATATGAACCTCTACGGCGAACTGCACCGCTTTTTGCCAGCTTTAGCATATATAGAAGGCGCGAGAATTACCGAAATTCCTGTACGACATCATGCCCGACGCTTTGGACGCAGTAAATACGGCATTTGGCGGACATTCCGCGTCCTGATGGATTTGTTAACCATCTCTTTCATGAAGAAGTTCCTCACACGCCCAATGCACGTTTTTGGGTTGTTAGGTTTGATATCAATGGTTTCGGGTACAGGTATAGGAATTTACTTAACTTTCGTCAAATTGGCTTTGGGTCAAATGATTGGGAATCGCCCTTTGCTAATTTTGGCAGTATTATTACTAGTCACAGGTGTACAGCTATTCTGCTTTGGTCTGTTGGCAGAGTTACTCATGCGTACCTACCACGAATCCCAAGGACGACCTATTTATCGGGTGAGAGAAGTAGTAGCAAAAAATGGGAACTAA